A genomic window from Triticum urartu cultivar G1812 chromosome 7, Tu2.1, whole genome shotgun sequence includes:
- the LOC125521171 gene encoding LOW QUALITY PROTEIN: pentatricopeptide repeat-containing protein At4g30700-like (The sequence of the model RefSeq protein was modified relative to this genomic sequence to represent the inferred CDS: inserted 1 base in 1 codon), translating into MPSPGLPPPAAALLADVGALRRSYARLIALSSTLRHLDQVLAVCLASGHYTLDPAPATSLLVRYAALRAPPRQLLRLFRAVPNPDRFIRNALLRSLPSLRPDLLFPCPDSFSFAFAATSLNSSSSRGGIASGSASARALHGLAVAAGYAGDTFVASAFTKLYSTLSRGDDARRVFDAVPSPDTVLWNTLLAALSGSEAMEMFVRMVRAGSAQPDSTTLSSVLPAAAEVADVTMGRCVHAFGEKCGLAQDEHVVTALISLYAKCGDMECARHLFDRMVAPDLVAYNALISGYSVNGMVGSSVELFKDLVTLGLRPTSSTLVALIPVHSPFGHEQLTRCLHAYVVKAGFDANAPVSTSLTTLYCRLNDMDSARKAFDAMPERXMESWNAMISGYAQNGLTEKAVALFQKMQALNVPPNPLTISSALSACAQLGALSLGKWVHKIISKENLELNVYVMTALIDMYVKCGSIAEARRIFDRMDNKNVVSWNVMISGYGLHGQGAEALKLYKDMLDANLLPTSSTFLSVLYACSHGGLVEEGRTAFRSMTSDYGFTPGIEHCTCMVDLLGRAGRLKEAYELISEFPKNAIGPGVWGALLAACMVHKDADLAKLASQKLFELEPENTGYYVLLSNLYTSKKQYSEAAGVRQEAKSKKLVKTPGCTLIELGDKPHVFMAGDRAHPQSDAIYSYLEKLTTKMIEAGYRPDTEAALYDVEEEEKEHMVKVHSEKLAIAFGLLNTEPGTEIRIIKNLRVCLDCHNATKIISKVTQRLIVVRDASRFHHFRDGICSCGDYW; encoded by the exons ATGCCTTCTCCCGGCCTGCCGCCCCCCGCCGCCGCACTCCTCGCCGACGTCGGCGCCCTCCGCCGTTCGTACGCACGCCTCATCGCCCTCTCCTCCACGCTCCGCCACCTCGATCAGGTCCTCGCCGTCTGCCTCGCCTCCGGCCACTACACCCTCGACCCCGCCCCGGCCACCTCACTCCTCGTCCGCTACGCCGCCCTCCGCGCACCTCCCCGCCAGCTCCTCCGCCTCTTCCGCGCCGTCCCCAACCCCGACCGCTTCATTCGCAACGCCCTACTCCGCTCCCTCCCGTCCCTCCGCCCCGACCTCCTCTTCCCCTGCCCCGACTCCTTCTCCTTCGCCTTCGCCGCCACCTCGCTCAACTCTTCCAGCTCCCGCGGCGGCATCGCTTCTGGTTCCGCCTCCGCGCGCGCGCTGCACGGGCTCGCCGTCGCCGCGGGGTACGCGGGGGACACGTTCGTGGCGTCGGCCTTCACCAAGCTCTACTCCACGCTGTCGAGAGGCGATGACGCACGCAGGGTGTTCGACGCTGTGCCGTCTCCGGACACGGTCCTCTGGAACACGCTGCTCGCCGCGCTGTCCGGCTCGGAGGCCATGGAGATGTTCGTGCGGATGGTCAGGGCAGGATCGGCGCAGCCTGACTCGACGACGCTGTCATCCGTCCTGCCGGCAGCAGCGGAGGTTGCGGATGTGACGATGGGAAGGTGCGTTCATGCCTTTGGGGAGAAATGCGGATTGGCACAAGACGAGCATGTTGTGACGGCGCTCATATCACTGTATGCCAAGTGCGGAGACATGGAGTGTGCACGGCATCTCTTTGACAGGATGGTGGCGCCGGATTTGGTTGCATACAATGCCTTGATCTCAGGCTACTCGGTTAATGGCATGGTTGGATCGTCGGTGGAGCTGTTTAAGGATCTGGTGACCTTGGGCTTGAGGCCAACCTCGAGCACGTTGGTGGCGCTGATCCCGGTGCACAGTCCGTTCGGGCATGAACAGCTTACTCGGTGCTTACATGCGTATGTTGTCAAGGCTGGATTTGATGCCAATGCTCCTGTATCGACATCACTTACCACTCTGTACTGTAGGTTAAACGACATGGACTCTGCAAGGAAAGCCTTTGATGCAATGCCTGAAA CCATGGAATCATGGAATGCCATGATATCGGGGTATGCCCAGAATGGTTTGACGGAGAAGGCCGTTGCACTCTTCCAGAAAATGCAGGCGCTCAATGTGCCACCAAATCCGCTCACCATCTCGAGCGCTCTGTCGGCCTGTGCACAGCTTGGAGCTTTGTCATTGGGAAAGTGGGTACACAAGATCATCTCCAAGGAGAACCTCGAGCTCAATGTTTATGTCATGACAGCGCTCATTGACATGTATGTGAAGTGCGGAAGCATTGCTGAAGCTCGCCGCATCTTCGACAGAATGGACAATAAGAATGTGGTCTCCTGGAATGTGATGATCTCTGGATATGGCCTCCATGGTCAAGGTGCTGAAGCTTTGAAGCTCTACAAGGACATGCTGGATGCAAACCTTCTTCCAACAAGCTCCACCTTCCTGTCAGTACTCTATGCGTGCAGCCATGGAGGATTGGTTGAGGAAGGACGGACAGCCTTCCGGTCAATGACTAGCGATTACGGGTTCACTCCAGGTATCGAGCACTGCACTTGCATGGTGGATCTACTCGGCCGAGCTGGCCGGCTCAAGGAGGCTTATGAGCTCATCTCAGAGTTCCCCAAGAACGCCATTGGACCTGGCGTATGGGGGGCTTTACTTGCTGCTTGCATGGTTCATAAGGATGCTGACCTTGCAAAATTGGCCTCCCAGAAGTTGTTTGAACTAGAACCCGAGAACACCGGCTACTATGTGCTGCTCTCCAATCTGTACACGTCAAAGAAGCAGTACTCTGAAGCAGCTGGGGTGAGGCAGGAGGCCAAGAGCAAGAAGCTGGTGAAAACACCAGGGTGTACTCTAATCGAGCTAGGTGACAAACCGCATGTCTTCATGGCTGGTGATCGTGCCCACCCACAGTCAGACGCCATCTACTCGTACTTGGAGAAGCTAACTACAAAGATGATTGAGGCTGGGTACCGACCCGACACGGAGGCGGCATTGTACGACGTCGAGGAGGAAGAGAAGGAGCATATGGTGAAAGTGCACAGCGAGAAGCTGGCCATCGCCTTTGGATTGCTCAATACGGAACCTGGGACCGAGATCAGGATCATCAAGAACCTTAGGGTGTGCCTGGACTGCCATAACGCCACCAAGATTATTTCCAAGGTGACGCAGAGGCTGATTGTGGTTAGGGACGCGTCGAGGTTTCACCATTTCAGAGATGGAATTTGCTCCTGTGGTGATTACTGGTGA
- the LOC125521172 gene encoding pentatricopeptide repeat-containing protein At2g03380, mitochondrial produces the protein MHAPSPRGAPPDAHSVEHLPHGHGGPLLHRLLPACATVPSLRALHARLLAHGLLHPLRARTKLLSCYAALGDLASARRVLDETPRPDPYTYRVAVGWHAAAGRHVEAVALHRGMRRRCPAAQGDVVLLSLALKASVRSADFRYGRRLHCDAVKAGGADGFVMNCLVDMYAKAGDLENARKVFDRILGRNVVSWTSMLSGCLQNGLAEQGLALFNEMREERVLPSEHTMASVLTACTMLGSLHQGRWVHGSVVKLGMVFNPFVTAAMLDMYVKCGQLEDARRLFDELGFVDLVLWTTMIVGYTQNGSPLDALLLFADKKFVRIVPNSVTIATVLSASAQLRNLSLGRLIHGMSVKLGVVQKDVVMNALVDMYAKCKAVSEANGIFERISNKDVVTWNSLIAGYVENDMGNEALMLFSQMRVQGSSPDAISVVNALSACVCLGDLLIGKCFHTYAVKHAFLSNIYVNTALLNLYNKCADLPSAQRVFREMNDRNSVTWGAMIGGYGMQGDSAGSIDLFNEMLKDNIQPNDVVFTSILSTCSHTGMVSVGKKCFESMAQYFNITPSMKHYACMVDVLSRAGNLEEALEFIQKMPMQADISVWGAFLHGCKLHSRLEFGEEAINRMMVLHPRTPDFYVLMSNLYTSYGRWDKSLAIRRSMQERGLVKLPGCSSVGHENG, from the coding sequence ATGCACGCGCCGTCCCCACGCGGCGCTCCCCCGGACGCGCACTCCGTCGAGCACCTGCCCCACGGGCACggcggccccctcctccaccgcctcctcccggCGTGCGCCACCGTCCCCTCCCTCCGCGCCCTCCATGCGCGCCTCCTCGCGCACGGCCTCCTCCACCCCCTCCGCGCCCGCACCAAGCTGCTCAGCTGCTACGCGGCGCTGGGCGACCTCGCCTCCGCGCGCAGGGTGCTCGATGAAACCCCCCGCCCTGACCCCTACACCTACAGGGTCGCGGTCGGGTGGCACGCCGCCGCGGGGCGGCACGTGGAGGCCGTGGCGCTCCACCGGGGCATGCGGCGGCGGTGCCCCGCGGCGCAGGGCGACGTCGTCCTGCTCTCCCTCGCGCTCAAGGCCTCCGTCAGGTCGGCCGACTTCCGCTACGGCAGGCGGCTGCACTGCGACGCCGTCAAGGCCGGCGGCGCGGACGGGTTCGTGATGAACTGCCTGGTCGACATGTACGCCAAAGCCGGCGACCTGGAGAACGCACGCAAGGTGTTCGACAGGATCCTTGGCCGTAACGTGGTGTCGTGGACGTCCATGCTCAGCGGCTGCCTGCAGAACGGTCTCGCCGAACAAGGACTGGCGCTGTTCAACGAGATGAGGGAAGAGCGCGTGCTGCCGAGCGAGCACACGATGGCGAGCGTGCTCACGGCTTGCACCATGCTCGGCAGTTTACACCAAGGGAGATGGGTTCATGGGTCAGTGgtcaaacttggcatggtatttAACCCTTTCGTTACCGCAGCGATGCTGGATATGTATGTCAAGTGCGGACAGCTAGAGGATGCTCGGCGGTTGTTTGATGAGCTCGGTTTTGTTGACCTTGTTCTCTGGACGACGATGATCGTGGGCTACACACAGAATGGGAGTCCTCTTGATGCATTACTTCTGTTCGCTGACAAGAAATTTGTGCGCATTGTTCCTAATTCGGTAACCATAGCAACTGTTCTTTCAGCTTCCGCTCAGTTGCGCAACTTGTCTCTGGGAAGGTTGATTCATGGGATGTCAGTTAAGTTAGGTGTGGTTCAGAAGGATGTGGTGATGAACGCGCTCGTTGATATGTATGCAAAGTGTAAAGCAGTGTCAGAGGCCAATGGGATATTTGAAAGAATTTCGAACAAGGATGTTGTCACATGGAATTCATTGATCGCTGGCTATGTTGAGAATGACATGGGCAATGAAGCTCTAATGCTATTTAGTCAGATGAGGGTGCAGGGTTCTTCTCCTGATGCCATCTCCGTAGTGAACGCCTTGTCAGCCTGTGTTTGTTTGGGTGATCTACTTATCGGTAAATGTTTCCATACTTATGCTGTCAAACACGCATTTCTGTCGAACATTTACGTCAACACTGCTCTGCTGAACCTGTACAACAAGTGTGCTGATCTCCCATCTGCTCAGAGGGTGTTCAGAGAGATGAATGATCGCAATTCTGTCACTTGGGGTGCTATGATTGGAGGTTATGGTATGCAGGGCGATTCTGCTGGCTCGATCGACCTTTTTAATGAAATGTTGAAGGACAATATCCAACCAAATGATGTAGTGTTCACAAGTATCCTTTCCACCTGCAGCCACACTGGGATGGTTTCTGTAGGAAAGAAGTGTTTTGAGAGCATGGCACAGTATTTCAACATCACTCCTTCAATGAAGCATTATGCATGTATGGTTGATGTGCTGTCCCGTGCCGGAAATCTGGAGGAGGCATTGGAGTTCATACAGAAGATGCCAATGCAAGCAGACATTAGTGTCTGGGGAGCTTTTCTCCATGGATGCAAGCTCCATTCCAGGTTAGAGTTTGGAGAAGAAGCTATCAATAGGATGATGGTTCTTCATCCTCGCACGCCAGATTTTTATGTGCTCATGTCCAACTTGTATACCTCCTACGGGAGGTGGGATAAGTCTCTTGCTATCAGGAGATCGATGCAGGAAAGAGGACTAGTCAAGCTACCCGGCTGCAGCTCTGTGGGACATGAAAATGGATGA